Proteins from a genomic interval of Pirellulales bacterium:
- a CDS encoding class IV adenylate cyclase, producing the protein MSRNIELKARLPDPVAARRVAEQICGEAEIQRQTDTYFHCAHGRLKLREIEGVGAQLIWYDRPDKAEPRGSDYLLTPVMEPAALRKALAMALGVRGVVRKNRRIYLSRNVRIHLDEVEGVGSFLEFEAVLDEQTDDAAGRRQVDELRLQFGIAVDDLLTGSYGDMLVRPEP; encoded by the coding sequence TTGTCCCGCAACATTGAACTCAAGGCTCGGCTGCCCGATCCGGTCGCTGCGCGAAGGGTCGCGGAGCAGATTTGCGGCGAGGCCGAGATCCAGCGGCAAACTGATACGTATTTCCATTGCGCTCATGGCCGTCTAAAACTTCGTGAGATCGAGGGGGTCGGGGCGCAGTTGATCTGGTACGATCGCCCCGATAAGGCCGAGCCGAGGGGAAGCGATTATCTGTTGACGCCGGTCATGGAGCCGGCGGCCCTGCGAAAGGCGCTCGCTATGGCTCTGGGCGTTCGCGGCGTCGTCCGCAAAAATCGCCGGATCTATCTCTCTCGGAACGTCCGAATCCATCTCGACGAGGTGGAAGGAGTCGGCAGTTTCCTCGAATTCGAAGCGGTCCTTGACGAGCAAACCGACGATGCAGCCGGCCGGCGCCAAGTGGATGAACTCCGACTGCAGTTCGGCATCGCCGTGGACGATTTGCTCACCGGCTCTTACGGTGATATGCTTGTCCGGCCCGAACCGTGA